A stretch of the Acidimicrobiales bacterium genome encodes the following:
- a CDS encoding ATP-binding protein yields the protein MAGQLQGVVARRVSSILTVLTQEEPVIALHGPRSVGKSTVLRALASDRGVQVIDLDDPAVLEAVRASPAAALGGPAPLCLDEYQHAPELLDALKARLNREGSLPGTAVLTGSTRQDALPRTAQALTGRLHSLTIWPLSQGEISGVEENLLPALRADADAAVASLSASPTTRTEYIDKVVVGGFPLAVGRPSPAARNRWFDDYVTQSLERDAVELVRVRQRQALREVFNRLAGQTGQLVNLSQVGGSLGIDRKTLEDYVELLEDLFLVARLPAWGKTLRARAGSKPKVHVVDSGLAARLLRLTPAKLASLVPTALTELGNLLETFVVGELRKQVSWLDEGVTCGHWRTADDDEVDFIIEFDDGGVLAFEVKAAERVTSGDFKGMRKLREALGKRFLAGVVLSAGPRSYTYEDRLHVMPVDRLWRTAP from the coding sequence ATGGCCGGACAGTTGCAAGGCGTGGTCGCCCGTCGCGTGTCCTCGATCCTGACTGTTCTCACTCAAGAGGAGCCGGTCATCGCTCTGCACGGTCCGAGGTCAGTCGGAAAGTCGACGGTCTTGCGCGCGCTTGCGTCGGATCGTGGAGTACAGGTGATCGACCTCGACGACCCAGCGGTTCTTGAGGCGGTCCGCGCCAGCCCCGCAGCGGCTTTGGGCGGACCTGCCCCGTTGTGTCTGGACGAGTATCAGCACGCCCCGGAGCTCTTGGACGCGCTAAAGGCTCGACTGAACCGGGAGGGGTCGTTGCCCGGGACTGCCGTCCTGACCGGTTCGACTCGTCAAGATGCGTTGCCTCGAACCGCTCAAGCGCTTACCGGCAGGCTGCACTCGCTGACCATCTGGCCTCTGTCTCAGGGTGAGATCTCCGGCGTCGAGGAGAACCTCCTTCCTGCTTTGCGGGCCGACGCCGACGCAGCGGTTGCCTCGTTGTCGGCGTCGCCGACCACCCGGACCGAATACATCGACAAGGTCGTGGTCGGTGGCTTCCCGTTGGCGGTCGGCCGGCCGTCACCGGCGGCCCGCAACCGCTGGTTCGATGACTACGTCACCCAGTCCTTGGAGCGAGACGCCGTCGAGCTGGTACGCGTACGTCAACGGCAAGCCTTGCGTGAGGTCTTCAACCGGCTGGCGGGTCAGACGGGACAGCTGGTTAACCTCAGTCAAGTCGGTGGCAGCCTCGGAATCGACCGCAAAACGCTCGAGGACTACGTCGAGCTGCTCGAGGATCTTTTCCTGGTCGCCCGGTTGCCTGCCTGGGGCAAGACTCTGCGTGCTCGAGCCGGCTCCAAACCGAAGGTGCACGTCGTCGACTCCGGTCTGGCTGCCCGGCTTCTGCGGCTGACCCCGGCCAAGCTTGCCAGCCTGGTTCCCACCGCACTGACAGAGCTAGGGAACTTGCTCGAAACCTTCGTCGTAGGCGAGCTTCGTAAACAGGTGTCCTGGCTTGACGAGGGCGTGACTTGCGGGCACTGGCGTACCGCAGACGACGACGAGGTGGACTTCATTATCGAGTTCGACGACGGGGGAGTTCTGGCGTTCGAAGTGAAGGCCGCTGAGCGGGTCACGAGTGGCGATTTCAAGGGCATGAGGAAACTGCGGGAGGCGCTGGGGAAGCGTTTCCTGGCGGGTGTCGTACTCAGTGCCGGTCCTCGTTCGTACACCTACGAGGACCGTCTACACGTGATGCCCGTAGACCGGTTGTGGAGAACAGCCCCGTAA